The nucleotide window AAAACAGCGGTCACCGCTGACCGAAATCGCTGGCTCAGTGTTCGTCGCGTGCTGCGAACAGGGAAGCGACGAGGAGCGCGATGAGGGCAACACCGACACCGAGGCCGGGCATCGAGTCGTCCTCGTCTTCGGCGTCAGCCGCGGTCGTCTCGCCGGTGGAGTCGGTGTCGCCGTCGGATTCGGACGGCGTCGTGTCATCGGTAGCGTCGGTGTCGTCCGTATCGTCGTCTGCCTTCTTTTTGGCATCTTTGTCGCCGACCGTTTTATCGCCAGTGCCTTTCTTGACGTCGTCGTCGGCGGCTTTGTCAGTCCCCGTCGAATCGTCTTCCGTCCCGTTCGTTCCGTCACCGTTCGTTTCGTCTGCGCCGTTCGAATCGGTGCCGTCAGCCGGCGATGAACCGACTGTCGTGGCCTCGGTGTCACCGAACTGTACGTTTCTGTTCTCTTGGATCGTGATCTGAGATGCGTCGGCGCTCCCGTTGTCCTGAGCGATAGCGACGGCAGCCTGCTGCTGATTGACGTTGAGCTGACTGACGAACTGCGCCTGGTCGAGTGCGGCGGCCGAGTACTGGTCGCCGTCAGTCTGTTGGCCGCTCTCGCCGTCGTAATCGAGTGCCAGCAGCGAGTCTCCGTCGATCTCGTTGCCACCGATCGTCACCGTCGTCTCGTTGGTGACGACGGCTCCGGCCGCGGCCTCGAGGAGTGGCTCAGTGAGTGGGTCGGTGATTTCGGCATCTACGGCACCGACCTGCTCGTTGTAGTTTCGCTGCTCGGCCAACTGGATCGCCGTCGCGTTGCTTTCGTTGGCCGCGATCGCCACCGCAGCACTCTGTAAGTTCACGTTGATTTGGTCTGCGCTCTGGTACTGTGTCACGCTGACCGCCTCTTCGGTGGCGTCGGCGTCGTCGGTGTCGTCGCCGTCGCTGCCGGTCGTCGACAGCACGCTACTGTTGTCGACGTCGGCAGTCGCGACGTTCATCCCCGACATCGCGTCGAGAACGGAGACGAGCTCGGTCGACGCAACCTGCTCGTTGAGATTGGTCTGGTCCGTGATCTGGATCGCCGTCGCGACGGACTCAGGGCCGACCGCGATTGCGACTGCCAGCCCCTGCTGGTTTTGATTCGTCTGGGAGACGTTCTGTGACTGGTCGATGCTGGCGACCGACGACTGGGAAGTCGCTGGATCGTTGACGGCCGTTTCGAACACCTCCGTCGACCCTTGCTGGAGGTTTTGGTTGACCTGCGTCGACCGTTGGTACGCCACCGCCTCGCTCGCGTTTTCGGCGATCGCGAATGCCGTACTCTGGTCGTTGAAGTTGACCTGATCGACGTCTTGCTCTTGGTCGGTCGATGCCTCGGTCGGCTGCGCGACATCCTGTGTGGATTCGTCGCCCATTCCGTCGGCGATACTCCAGCCGTCGAACGTCTGGTCGTCGCCAGTGCCGAACACGATGTGGACGTTTCCGACATTTTCGAAGGCGACGTCTTCGGGCATGTCCAGGGTGTTTTCGGCGGTCGCCTCACCGACCTGACTGTTCGCGTTCTGTTGGTTCGCCTCCTGGATGGCGGTCGCCTCACCGCCGTCGATCGCGATGGAGATCGCGCCGCCCTGCCGGTTGAAGTCGACCTGCTCGACGTCCTGATACTGGACGACGTCGGCGATCTCTTCCTGATCGGTAATCGATTCGGGACGA belongs to Natronorubrum aibiense and includes:
- a CDS encoding PGF-CTERM sorting domain-containing protein; translation: MTRCSQLSVLLVAAMVVLSGVGMAVPAGAAGVAPDTGSTNDAVADGSTPESTVQTLEHGEDLYFVFGAELENRSADEFIESQLADRPESITDQEEIADVVQYQDVEQVDFNRQGGAISIAIDGGEATAIQEANQQNANSQVGEATAENTLDMPEDVAFENVGNVHIVFGTGDDQTFDGWSIADGMGDESTQDVAQPTEASTDQEQDVDQVNFNDQSTAFAIAENASEAVAYQRSTQVNQNLQQGSTEVFETAVNDPATSQSSVASIDQSQNVSQTNQNQQGLAVAIAVGPESVATAIQITDQTNLNEQVASTELVSVLDAMSGMNVATADVDNSSVLSTTGSDGDDTDDADATEEAVSVTQYQSADQINVNLQSAAVAIAANESNATAIQLAEQRNYNEQVGAVDAEITDPLTEPLLEAAAGAVVTNETTVTIGGNEIDGDSLLALDYDGESGQQTDGDQYSAAALDQAQFVSQLNVNQQQAAVAIAQDNGSADASQITIQENRNVQFGDTEATTVGSSPADGTDSNGADETNGDGTNGTEDDSTGTDKAADDDVKKGTGDKTVGDKDAKKKADDDTDDTDATDDTTPSESDGDTDSTGETTAADAEDEDDSMPGLGVGVALIALLVASLFAARDEH